The segment GCTGGAACCGGTCAGGCTGGCTGTATCAGCAGCTGCTCAAGATGAATGGGGATCAGGTGTGCCGTGAGAAGTATTTCCTAGTCATTGATGCAGATACAGTGCTCATCCGTCCCCATCGCTTCCGTTCCGGCGGGAAAAGCATCTTCTATTGCCGCAGCTGGAGCCAGCCGGAATATTTCCGCACCTACCGCAAGCTGCTCGGTGCCCCTGCGCCTTCACCCAAGTCGTTCGTGACCCACTACATGCTGTTTGATTCCGCGAAGCTGGCCAGTCTCAAACGAAAAATTGCAGCTCGCCACGGCATGTCCTGGCACGCGGCTATTCTGCACTCTATCAACAAGAAGCGGCAGTTCGGCTTCTCCGAATTCGAGACCTATGCCAACTACGTGTACAGCACAAACCGCACCTCTGTGCTGCTCAAGAATGCCAATAATAAAGCACTGAAGACCCCGGCGGGCTCGCTGACTGAGGCGCAAATCCGGAAGTACGCCGGGTCTTACCGTTCGCTCTCCTTCCATCAGCGCAAGGGATACTCCACTCCGGGCAAGCCTTAAGGAGGCAAGAAACGTGATGCATACTATTCTTCTGTGCGGCGGCTCCGGCCAGCGGCTGTGGCCTCTGTCCGGCAGCATCCGCTCCAAGATGTTCCTGCCGCTGCTGCCTGCACCGGGCGGGGGCACAGAATCCATGATCGGGCGGGTATGCCGTCAGCTCGGTCAGGCCGGACTGGATGAATCCCTGTTGCTCGTGGCCCATCAGGAGCAGGTAGCCCTCATACAGCGGTATACCGGGAGTAAATATCCGGTGACCGGTGAGCCTTGCAAGCGCGGCACCTTCACTGCTGCCGCGTTAGGCGCGCTGCATTTGCTTGCCGCCGGAAAGGCACAGCCGGAGGACATCCTCTGTATCGCTCCGGCCGACATGTTCGCGGATGATGATTTCTTCCGCCAGTTCCATCAATTCGAGGCACTTCTGGCCGATTCTGAGGCCGAACTCCTCCTGCTTGGAACAAGGCCTTCGTATCCCTCAGAGCAATACGGCTATATCGTTCCGTCACTGGAGGACTCTTGCGGGTATGCTCCGGTATTAACTTTTGCAGAGAAGCCGGATAAGGTGAAAGCCCTGGAGCTGATGCGGGAGCAGGCCTTATGGAA is part of the Paenibacillus sp. FSL M7-0420 genome and harbors:
- a CDS encoding DUF6492 family protein; translated protein: MSVAAVSVASSAPPIDVLIPAIEKDLATLPYVIDSLRRYVQHSISNIYIVSPENSRIRQLCSRKACVFVNETTVLPFTKKAIRYSSSRWNRSGWLYQQLLKMNGDQVCREKYFLVIDADTVLIRPHRFRSGGKSIFYCRSWSQPEYFRTYRKLLGAPAPSPKSFVTHYMLFDSAKLASLKRKIAARHGMSWHAAILHSINKKRQFGFSEFETYANYVYSTNRTSVLLKNANNKALKTPAGSLTEAQIRKYAGSYRSLSFHQRKGYSTPGKP